The sequence below is a genomic window from Bombus fervidus isolate BK054 chromosome 2, iyBomFerv1, whole genome shotgun sequence.
tagttatgtatatattcctatttgtataaaaacatattatatattatattatattaatttatattttataatatatttatagtaatttgttattgttttattcattttactttccagttattattaattatttattatttaataacatattatatttatatttaataaatattgacacATCTTCTTCTGTTATCAGGCTTTTTATTGGATTTTATATCAGGACCAGTTTCGGTCGGTTTCACATCAGCAGCAGCAATTATTATAGCTACTAGCCAAGTAAAAGATATTCTAGGCATTCATATCGGCGGTAGTAAATTCGTCGAAGTATggcaaaatatatttgaaagaattgGGGAGACGAAGCTCTGGGACACTGCATTGGGCATCTCGTGTATAattatccttcttcttctcaGAGTTAGTATCATTTCATCGTTCAGTGGAAAATAACACAAGTAGATcctcataaaaataattttttaagtatataCAAAGTAGATTCATCTTTCTTCGTACTTTCTGCCGAGCTGTTTACATACTTGCAGTGCAGACGTGTGACTTTTGTCGCGATCTCACTATGATCAtatatctttctttgttttacgAGTTAAAAACGACGAAGTAGACATATGATCGCAGCGAGATTGCAACGACGAAAGTTGCACATCCGCATCGTGCTTTACGTCTAGTGAACGATTCGTCGAATCATGTTACTTACAAATTAATTCCTTGTTATTACACGTGTTACTTCTACATACAAACGTTATTGAATgttcaatattttttgaatatcGTTAATCAAAAACGTGActtcatacatatacatatgtataagaCATAATGTATACGGcacgaaattttatattttttattttcacgtaTTGTCATAGCCGATTTTTTACTCcctattttttatagaaaaataaaataaagaatattttttgtacgatttcttttttctagaaAATCAAAGACATACCGTTTATGAAAAAGGCTGCAAAAATGTCATCAAGAGCACAAGTAATTATGCAAAAATCACTCTGGTTGCTGTCTACGGCGCGAAATATTCTCGTGGTCCTCGTGTGCGGTGTTATGTGCTGGCTTTTAGAAAGTCACTTAGGTTCCTCGCCTGTTAGATTGACCGGCCACGTTAAACAAGGACTTCCGGAATTTCGGCTACCACCATTTCAAACCTACCACAAGAACGAAACGTACGACTTCGTCGATATGGTTTCCGCCCTCGGCTCTGGATGTCTAGTCGTTCCTTTGTTGAGCCTCTTGGAAACCATTTCAATTGCCAAAGTTTTTAGTAAGTTTCGTAACAAACGTTTTTCACCAACTACACAATTCATTTtctctaaataaaatatttctttccgaACATACTTATTgtagtaataattaatttagcaAAAAATTAGAGaactcgataaaaattatttgaaaatagatcaaataacagaagaaaatttaatcagCCAAAGAGTATCTTCTGAAGATCAAATGTTCTTTTTCGCGAATTTTATTACACATATCACAAGGCTTTATTTAAATGAACTTTCTCTGCACaagtgtaaaatatttgaattttaaatgtgAATATATTGAGGCCGTTTTTAAACACGACTCGTTATTCAGATTTGTAACTTACCAGAAACACAGGATTTGTTTCCAATATACCAATCGCAAATtattataacggaatatagttcACAAAAAGtgaatatcataaattttGACCTTGACTTTATTCTGTGACCATATTATCATTCATTAGCCGAAAAATCGAAGCAacgtgttttatttaaaaacatgCTAACTgtcttaaaattaaaaaaatacaaaacgtaggagattaattttaaaaattagtaaTTTTCATCTAACAATAAGTACAATCAATACGTTTACATAGAAGATAATTAGGAAAAGATAGAATCTgggtaaaatttgttttacatacaaaatattatatacgaattttttatatatttttgtatattacgtGTGTTCTTTGCATATTTGCACTTTCAAGTTTCCCATAAGTGCATGAAAATCCGTGGTCTCATAATGAGTAACTGATTGTTCAAATACTCTGATGCTATCTGCAAAGTGCatacttgaaataaatatttcgaaactaCTATGTATGTTTTCatattcgttttaatttttgcTAATGTAGTCATGACAATTGTATCGATTATCCTAGATGAAGGTAAACCGATTGATGCAACTCAAGAAATGTTGGCTTTGGGCGTGTGCAACGTTGTGTCggctttcgtttcttcgatgccCGTCAGCGGTGGCCTCAGCCGAGGTGCAGTAAACCATTCCTCTGGAGTAAAGACCACTCTCGGCGGTATCTATACTGGCCTTCTAGTACTCGTGTCGCTTCAGTTCCTCACCCCATACTTATACTTTATTCCTAACGCCGCCCTTGCTGCAATCATCATCGCGGCGGTCATCTTTATGGTGGAATTACACGTGATCAAGCCTATATGGCGAACAAAAAGTacgttgtattattaatttcttttatttttcaagtaatatcaatattattttgcaaataaaGTATTGCGCCGCTTCAGCCTGTAGATAGTATTTATTgctgaataaattaaattagctATGAACTAGCTTGACTATCATTTATACTTATGCTTATCCTTATATCTATTCTTATTTAACTAaggtttttaaaaatttgtaaatgtaacttcttaaattatgaattttaaagaatCATAACTAGACTGTGaatgtttatacatttatgaaaaaatgcaAGAAAGCGTGtaatgtaaacatatatagaatatcgaaGGTATAGTAcccattataatattttatgagtAAAATAAACTTTTACTTAAGTTCTGCTTCTTTAAATTTGTTCACAAgtatatgaatttacataaacattcgcagtctGGTCATAGCCCATGGTTAAATTAAATACTCTGGAAGTACTTTCTTGtatttagtttaattttaaaaatggaTATAAATTGTACTATGtactaaaatatagaaaacagACGAGAATAAAATCacgttgtaaaatataaaaatgtctaTAGTACTCTGTGTAATgattaatgtaattaatacatcatttctttttcagaAATTGATCTCATACCAGCAATAGCTACATTTCTATGCTGTCTTTTTATAAGACTTGAGATAGGTATAGTGATTGGTATCGGTATAAACGTTCTGTTCCTACTTTACGCTTCAGCGAGGCCGTCGTTAAGAGTTCATAAAGATACAGTAAGAATGcttttatatcttaatatgCTTATTAACTAACTTTctctatataaaaatgaaatatcaatgTAGTAgtaaagaacaaaaatattttcatatctttcattcatgatattttttattaagctGTTTCCttaataatatgatatttttgtttcagagTATTAACGGCTGTGAATATCTTGTCATAACGCCTGACAGAAGTCTCGTTTTCCCGAGCGTTGAATATGTGCGAGCTGTAATTAGTAAGCAAGGTACGAAACAGGGAACCGCAGTACCTGTTGTCATAGATTCTACGCATATTCAAGCAGCAGATTTTACAGCCGCGAAGGTACACTATAAAATACTGTCTGTAAAGTATCTGTACTAAcattcaaattataaaattatcaaattttaatttattaaaatttatttctatgctGTAATTGATATACTTATTATTTAGGGAATTAAAAGTTTGACGGAAGATTTTTCTAAACGTGGACAGCctttaattttccataatttgAAACCaagtattatagaaattttcaaaggtGTAAAACCTTCTGGTTTGAGGTGTAGCTCTAGCGAACTTGAACTTAATGACTGTTTGAAAGgtaattaaaatgttattactTCTTACATAATATGTTGAGCAATTAAATGACTGATTTGttcaattttatgtaaaaatgtatgatttatataaaacttttatttatttccagaattttcaaatatttcgtcGGCTTCTATGAACAGATACTGACAATATTTAGACTTCTATAAATTCCGTCCCGGAAGTACTCTTTCTTTAGTTTATATGTATCAGTATTATATTAAGACGAAGATGGTCAATATGTTAGACAATATTATGATAAAgaacaacaattttattttataattaattgttaccttgtaacaattacatattttaatatgtaacaATTAACCCTTTCGACACAATGTTATACTATACGACGATATTTCACGTACATAAATACTTCTGCATTACAAAACAAAAGCTctgttttcttaaaaatacatatgatACAcattagtaatataaaataattttaaatattacaagaaaatatatgaaaagatTATATGTACTACATCGATATTGTGCCAAAAGGGTCAGATTATAAGTAGAATTATAAGATGTACATTGgctcacgaaaatatttgaacatctATCAGAGAAATCCTTTATGCCCATATTATGCGTGTTATATAcgaaattttggaattttatcaGCACTGTAATAAGATACGATTGTCAtgattatattcataaaatttgaaaccaatcgaaaaatgtatataaaaattacgagatatttattgcaaacatatatatatcttgtagAATGTTCTGAATATCTTTAGAGTATAATTAAGTCTCAGAGCAgcaatgctaatgaaatttcaaaatgtttcatataacacacataatatatttacaaaagacCTCTACAAATGTTTGAACATATTCGTAAACCTGTGCATATACAAACATAAATGAATACATTGACACAAATCCACGTAAACTGTCAATAGTATTTTACATGACTTTTTATACAGACGCATTATTTGTACAtgctatttaaaaattactccTTATTACACTTAACATATGTCAATACTTCATatcatttcaaaaaatattaacaaatattaaaaaatgtttcaggCACATTATTCTAAGTTTTAGATGATATCccataaaaatcaaaatttcaataaaactaCTAGTaggtatacatatttttctaacaatacatcatttttttctaaaattaaacaGGCCTGTTTAATAtaactatgaaaataaattataagtcTTTTTAATTAGATTTCTCCGATAACATAACTTTTTATTAGTTGAAACTAAATAATTACTTCCCATTATcatattgtttaatttatatccAGGATTCTTGCACCCATTGCAGGACTTGCTATATAAAACGTTGCATTTCCAGAATACCTATAATAAAGAGACATTTATAAACATTGTTGtgtaaagaaaaaggaagagaattatagaaatatttaaaaaaaaaaaaaatctaacTTGGCCTTCATATGATTAATTGCTTCATCAATTACATCTTTCTTCAATAATGTTACTGTACACCCTCCAAAACCAGCACCAGTTAAACGACTTCCTAAGACACCATTTACTGCTCTTGCTGCTGTTACTAAAGTATCTAACTCAACAGAAGATACTTcataatctttttttaaagaatcatGACTTTCGTTCATTAACTGtccaaatttatcaaaatttcctttttctaggGCATCTACGGCATCAATTGTTCTTTGAATTTCTGTTACTACGTGACGAGTTCGTTTTATCATTTCTTCAGGTACATTCTGTGAttttaaaactaaaaataaaatcaacatAATAAAAAACACAATTTTGCTTTGTAAcagaattgtatttattttctaccttGAATATCACTCATAGATACTTCACGcaaactttttttatttaatctttttgCAGCTTCATAACAACAATCTCTGCGCTCACAATATGCGCTTGAACTTAATTTATGAGGAGCATTAGAGTTAGTAATTAGAAAGACATAATCATTTATTTGTGACATAGGTATTTGTTTAGTACTAAGATCTTTACAATCAAGAAGAAGAGCATAGCCTTCTTTACCCATTACAGAGATAAACTGATCCATGATACCACATGGAACTCCAGCAAAATCATGTTCAGCACGTTGACATGCTAAAGCCTGAAAGATATAAGCTTCACATTTCTctaatttagtaaaataaaaatttatataatatactctGTCATTATACTTTATCCTCTGgcttttctaattttgtacAAGTTAATGCTTCCAAAAATGTATAAGTAGCAACTTCTAAAGCAGCTGAACTA
It includes:
- the LOC139998224 gene encoding sodium-independent sulfate anion transporter encodes the protein MSRYSVQEYDLETGKQVRLTGYSNAAFEDPFRSNNNDFDQTAELENRLSNVHVSSHDDKNMNNDVPQNREKGFLCSLERKWLYQRIKRSCRKKLLYKRVPIAAWIPKYRKDYIVSDLVAGITVGLTVIPQAIAYANVAGLPLQYGLYSSFMACFVYTIFGSCKDVPVGPTAIIAILTRETLQKSDLEPDFAVLLTLISGCVCFFMGILHLGFLLDFISGPVSVGFTSAAAIIIATSQVKDILGIHIGGSKFVEVWQNIFERIGETKLWDTALGISCIIILLLLRKIKDIPFMKKAAKMSSRAQVIMQKSLWLLSTARNILVVLVCGVMCWLLESHLGSSPVRLTGHVKQGLPEFRLPPFQTYHKNETYDFVDMVSALGSGCLVVPLLSLLETISIAKVFNEGKPIDATQEMLALGVCNVVSAFVSSMPVSGGLSRGAVNHSSGVKTTLGGIYTGLLVLVSLQFLTPYLYFIPNAALAAIIIAAVIFMVELHVIKPIWRTKKIDLIPAIATFLCCLFIRLEIGIVIGIGINVLFLLYASARPSLRVHKDTSINGCEYLVITPDRSLVFPSVEYVRAVISKQGTKQGTAVPVVIDSTHIQAADFTAAKGIKSLTEDFSKRGQPLIFHNLKPSIIEIFKGVKPSGLRCSSSELELNDCLKEFSNISSASMNRY
- the LOC139998227 gene encoding galactokinase isoform X2 gives rise to the protein MVTLIVGKRNNVDKCKIVSLSEIVSSENYVEFEVRSHKSIKPGEPKWANYVKGCIANFICDVPSFNAVIVSSVPVGAGLSSSAALEVATYTFLEALTCTKLEKPEDKALACQRAEHDFAGVPCGIMDQFISVMGKEGYALLLDCKDLSTKQIPMSQINDYVFLITNSNAPHKLSSSAYCERRDCCYEAAKRLNKKSLREVSMSDIQVLKSQNVPEEMIKRTRHVVTEIQRTIDAVDALEKGNFDKFGQLMNESHDSLKKDYEVSSVELDTLVTAARAVNGVLGSRLTGAGFGGCTVTLLKKDVIDEAINHMKAKYSGNATFYIASPAMGARILDIN
- the LOC139998227 gene encoding galactokinase isoform X1, producing MATTVLNVNEIKSRALEAFANKFRENANVCVCAPGRVNLIGEHTDYNEGFVLPMALPMVTLIVGKRNNVDKCKIVSLSEIVSSENYVEFEVRSHKSIKPGEPKWANYVKGCIANFICDVPSFNAVIVSSVPVGAGLSSSAALEVATYTFLEALTCTKLEKPEDKALACQRAEHDFAGVPCGIMDQFISVMGKEGYALLLDCKDLSTKQIPMSQINDYVFLITNSNAPHKLSSSAYCERRDCCYEAAKRLNKKSLREVSMSDIQVLKSQNVPEEMIKRTRHVVTEIQRTIDAVDALEKGNFDKFGQLMNESHDSLKKDYEVSSVELDTLVTAARAVNGVLGSRLTGAGFGGCTVTLLKKDVIDEAINHMKAKYSGNATFYIASPAMGARILDIN